One Littorina saxatilis isolate snail1 linkage group LG10, US_GU_Lsax_2.0, whole genome shotgun sequence DNA window includes the following coding sequences:
- the LOC138978843 gene encoding zinc finger MYND domain-containing protein 12-like, producing the protein MTLNPLAFPKGVKLTCELCQKPAFLQCILCRVTYYCCVEHQRADWLGIHEKICQTLTILRQPVPFLPSEEERQNREGEFLKQKSHMIDLTRTTGQKLLFEGKHEQAVPAAMQSLRFAIDVYGIASIELVPSYLILGEASIGMGRLSQAEEYLAQAEWTVLKTPNVSAAIKSRLHRNLGLLHAARSDFPEALRQLADDIYHASEEYGPDDIGTSGGYFHMANVFFRQGKRDVADSLYRQVTEIWHSHLDRIVRSRTRTPEPPKGVGPGAVEQEVEEEEGLDEAQEAEAIQVLNSICDMREQQPSKRSQDLVSVCHALAMLYFVLHDIKMAKEFGRKAVVASENNLDDDFSRNVVEFMKVCERVN; encoded by the exons ATGACCTTAAACCCGCTTGCATTCCCTAAGGGAGTGAAACTGACGTGTGAGCTATGTCAGAAGCCTGCGTTTTTACAGTGTATCCTATGCAGAGTCACATATTATTG TTGTGTGGAGCACCAGCGTGCTGACTGGTTGGGCATCCATGAAAAAATATGTCAGACTCTCACCATACTGCGCCAGCCTGTTCCATTCCTACCATCAGAGGAGGAACGACAAAATAGGGAAGGTGAATTTCTCAAACAGAAG AGCCACATGATCGACCTGACACGCACAACAGGGCAGAAACTTCTCTTTGAAGGCAAACATGAACAGGCCGTTCCAGCCGCCATGCAGTCGTTGCGTTTTGCCATCGACGTTTACGGCATTGCCAGCATTGAGCTGGTGCCGTCCTATCTCATCCTGGGAGAGGCCAGTATTG GGATGGGCAGACTGTCCCAGGCAGAGGAATACCTAGCGCAGGCAGAGTGGACGGTCCTCAAGACGCCCAACGTGTCGGCCGCTATCAAGTCACGTCTGCACCGAAACCTGGGACTGCTCCACGCCGCTAGGAGCGACTTTCCTGAGGCCTTGAGGCAACTGGCTGATGAT ATCTACCATGCCTCTGAAGAGTACGGCCCTGATGATATCGGTACGTCTGGCGGATACTTTCACATGGCCAACGTCTTTTTCCGTCAAGGCAAGCGAGACGTCGCTGATTCCCTCTACAGACAG GTCACAGAGATCTGGCACAGCCATCTTGATCGCATTGTCAGGTCTCGAACACGGACGCCAGAACCTCCCAAGGGTGTGGGACCAGGTGCCGTTGAGCAAGAGGTGGAAGAAGAGGAGGGCCTAG ACGAGGCGCAGGAGGCCGAGGCCATTCAGGTCCTGAATTCTATCTGCGACATGCGAGAGCAACAGCCCAGCAAGCGGTCCCAGGAcctggtgtctgtgtgtcacgcTCTGGCCATGCTCTACTTTGTCCTTCATGACATCAAGATG GCAAAGGAGTTTGGACGCAAGGCGGTTGTTGCCAGTGAGAACAATTTGGATGACGACTTCTCTCGCAACGTTGTGGAGTTCATGAAAGTCTGTGAACGTGTCAactag
- the LOC138978844 gene encoding uncharacterized protein, which yields MPPPKKKKLVAPTRKPGPARQFLIDNFSVDDHSLVCKSGHVLFLYISAGKSILKTMRDINHRFGFEPKYGQVDSLVRRAHPFMENYSRANNQAAFAALFPDLEKKEAADVSDILSGTIIGRRLCHMWFDEDTNSQKMYYGKVLKTKKKKPDVLVIAYWSPKEEEEDDAVDYDMGKFQLAADVIAGELMLS from the coding sequence ATGCCTccaccgaagaagaagaaacttgtTGCCCCTACCAGAAAGCCTGGTCCTGCACGTCAGTTTCTGATTGACAACTTTTCTGTCGACGACCACAGCCTGGTTTGCAAATCTGGACACGTCCTGTTCCTCTACATTTCAGCTGGCAAGTCGATCCTGAAGACAATGCGGGACATCAATCATCGATTTGGTTTTGAACCAAAGTATGGCCAAGTGGACAGTCTTGTGAGGAGAGCTCATCCTTTTATGGAGAACTACAGTCGTGCAAACAACCAAGCTGCATTCGCCGCGCTGTTCCCTGATCTGGAGAAGAAAGAGGCTGCTGATGtgagtgacattctgtctgGAACCATCATCGGTCGCCGCCTCTGCCACATGTGGTTTGATGAGGACACCAACAGCCAGAAAATGTACTATGGCAAGGTCCTCaagaccaagaagaagaagccggATGTGCTAGTCATCGCATACTGGTCACcgaaagaagaggaggaagatgaTGCAGTAGACTACGACATGGGCAAGTTTCAACTTGCGGCAGACGTCATCGCCGGTGAACTTATGTTGTCTTAA